The following is a genomic window from Amphiura filiformis chromosome 4, Afil_fr2py, whole genome shotgun sequence.
GTCCTTACTGGTATAACTACAAGAGCAACATGAGCAAAGCGAGAAAAGCCACATCCATATTCAAGGTTCAGAAGACGAAAAGTAGTTCATGCAATATGCAAAACTTGGTagaaaaaaagataaataaacagCAGAAGAGAAGAAACAAGGCAGAACTTGACAAAACGACAAAAACGAGTGAAGTTGAACCATTCCAACAGCTTAAAAGGAAGTCACAAGATGGAAAGAAAACTTTAAATAAGAATGCAAAGGAAGGAGTCCATATTTCTAAACTCAAGAGGAGATGTGGAAAACGGGATCGGAAGGGTACACCCATTCATCCCGGTAAACGTACCGACCGGCCAGGGAATTACGAGAAAAATTCAAAGTCTTCTGTCTCACCAAGGAAATCGTCCATGAGTCGAGAAAGAAGCTTCTCAATGGATAAAGgattaaacaaaaaaaacatttcaaatgtacattttgtaacaaatgttTCACAATCTCAAGTGATTTAAAAAGACATGAACgtatccataccaaagagaaaccttttaaATGTACATTCTGTAACAAAGGTTTCACAACGTCAGGTAGTGTGAAGATACATGAACGTgttcatactaaagagaagccttatatGTGTACcatttgtaacaaaggcttcacaagctcaagtgatttaaaaaaacatgaacgtattcatactaaagagaaaccttttaAGTGTACATTCTGTAACAAAGGTTTCACAACGTCAGGTAGTGTGAAGATACATGAACGTGTTCattctaaagagaagccttttatgTGTACcatttgtaacaaaggcttcacacagtccgGTAATTTGCAGACGCATGAACGTACTCATtctaaagagaaacctttcaaatgtacattttgcaaTAAATGCTTTACACGGCTAGATCACTTGAAGCAGCATGAACGCATACATACTAAGGAGAAGCCTTTtaagtgtacattttgtaacaaaggcttcgcaCGTTCAGAGAGTTTGAAGATACATGAACGAACTCATACTAAACAGAAGCCATATATATgttcattttgtaacaaaggcttcactcAATTAGCGCAATTGCAAAgccatgaacgtattcatactaaagagaaaccatttagttgtacattttgtaacaagggATTTAAACAGTTAGGTAATTTGAAGATACATAAACGCATTCATACCGGAGAGAAACCATAtaagtgtacattttgtaacaaaggcttcacaacgtCAGGTAGTTTGAAGATACATGAAAGTATTCACACTAAACAGAAGCCTTATATGTGTCCcatttgtaacaaaggcttcgcaACACCAAGTTGTTTAAAGAGACATGAGCGTATTCATACTTAAGAGATACCTTttcaatgtacattttgtaacaaaggtttcACACGGTCAGGTAGTTTGAAAATACATGGATGTATTCATTCAGTAATCATTCTAAAGAAAAGCCTTATATGTGCCcatttgtaacaaaggctttgcACTACCAAGTTGGTTAAAGAGACATGAACGTACTTAAGAGATACCTTTTCAATGTTCAAGGTTTCACATCGGCAGGTAGTTTGAAGAtgcatgaacgaattcatactaAAGAGACGCCCGTATGTATAGTGTATATGTGTACCATTTGTAACAAAAGCTTTACACAGTCAGGTACCTTGAAGAtacatgaacgtatacatactaaATTCTTGTGTACAATACATTTTGCAATAACATGATAAAAGCTTTACACGGTCATGAACgtgtacatacagggtgtccctgaaagaactgtatcgtcgggaactgatttttttgggtactttaacgcataaaccaaacgtaactaaaCAATTGATACTGTTAAGGAATAtattatcagctatcacatactttttaaattttgacaatcgaccgctccgtttttgaaataaaagaatctTACGAAACTACCTAATTTTCAATccattccacggagtcaaatatctatcaatgacaatagacgcatCAAGCGCTGATGATGCACAGTGAGCATCATCAGcgcattaattaaaattaatagttCGTCtaaaagcccttcccaagttaaaaacctaatatggaatgcggtttttttttaaattattttatttatttatttatcattttatctATGACAAGAATATACCACATTTTCATCTCCCAAGGAGgttgcactgtggtcaagatgaattATTTTTATTGAGATTCTTTAGGctattttttgtgtggtggatcgactaaaaaaaagaaaaaaaatgaaatttactcaatccagcggtAATaacgcaaaaaacaacaacaaaaaaacaaaaaacgggcgattttactaatgcgcgcgggGCTTTGAGATGGACTGTCCTTAGCAATCTGAATATACAtgtagatcatcgattgatatttgaatccgtggaaaggcttgaaaatgagagtTTCGTAAAATACTTTGgcctatatttcaagaacggtatagtcaattgtcaaaattcaaaaagtatatggtagctgatttattccttaaCCACACCAAGTGtatagttatgtttagttgtggcgttaaattacccaaacaattaaggttccgacgatacagttctttcagggacaccctgtatcaaggAGAAGCCTTTTCGGGTAACATGAGCGTATTCATACAAGAGAGAAGCCTTTTAAATTTACGATATTTTTTAACAAGGGCTTCAAGGTTTCCAGTTATTTGAAGATACATGACCATATTCACGCTAAGGAGGGGcccttcaaatgtacattttgtaacaaaggctttgcGCATTCAGGTAATTTGAAGGAGACATGAAAGTATTCATACTTAGGATTGTATATAATAgttcattttgtaacaaaggcttcacttCGTCAACGCAGTGTTAAGGTACATGAGCTTTATCATACTGGAGAGAAGCATTTTAAATTCACCATtatgtaacaaaggcttcacacagtcaagTGATTTGAAGATACATGAACGTATTCACATTAATAAGAACCTTTTTAAATGTAAATGTTGCAACAAGGGCTTCACAAAGTCGAGTAGTTTAAAGCAATGAGCGTATCCTACCAGATACACATGTATATCTGTCTAAAAAGCACTGTagttataaaaaaaaaggggCTGAAATTAATAACCAATAAATAGAATACATGGTATGTAACGTTCAATCTGTATCCACCAGAATTGTGTTTGTAAGCATTCTGCTCAAGTAACATAAGTATGAAAATCAACATTACTttatacgtttgtgaagattatcattcatagTAAACAATTTCCCACCTCTCAAAAATGGAAGTCCAATTGCCTAGATTGTAGCTCAAATAttatcattctttctttctttctttctttctttctttctttctttctttctttctttctttctttctttctttctttctttctttctttctttctttttctttctttctttctttctttctttctttctttctttctttctttctttctttctttctttctttctttctttctttctttctttctttcttccttccttccttccttccttccttccttccttccttccttccttccttccttccttccttccttccttccttccttccttccttccttccttccttccttccttccttccttccttccttctttctctctttctttctatctttctttggtaagatacagggtgtatcataaTAAGGTGTACAGTTGGAAAATGCATGCCACTAGATTGAAAAGTATGAGgtatatctttctttctttcgtaatATACAAGCAATTAAGATCCGTCAGGCTCCCAGCGTAAAAGTGTTcaaaaagttattaaaaactcatcttttccCCGAAGAATAGCTTTCTTggcatataattatttttaaatatttttgctttGGTATAATAATGGTTGTAATTAATGCTTGATTCGGTAATATTGAATTGATGTTTTTATTTACCATTTTTTACTATGTCATATTTGCATTGTATTTTATATTCTGTATATTCTTTCGTGTTTttgagcaaataataataatcataatcataataaggTATACAGTTGGgaaaatgccactagattgaAAAGTTTGAGGTATTTGGTCAAGATGCTTTAGTTGTacctgaatcaacatcttgtcctcccacaaaatcactggcgtgtgaccattaagcACTCAGTGGCTATATCTGTAAGCGGTGTAAAAATGCAGCTGTGCtaagtcaattaaaataacatgaaaatcagtttcaccactttctcagtaattgacagaacgcctTGCAAATTGTTTGCCAATCGTGTGATTGCTTTAAAGCTCCAAGTGGAATGGCCTCTAAGATTTTACACCTCTGGATTACTTCTGGTGAGGCCATCTGAAATCTTATTTCAAGTCTTTGAGCATGCACAAATAGGTAATCGTATTATAATTGTGAAAATAATTTCCTGCAATCAATCTAAACTTTAAATGGTGAAAGAATACATGTTTTTTGTTCATTACTTTTTACACCTTTCGACTGTGATTGATCTTTATTATTTTGCGTAACATTGGCCCTGTGTTGTTTACTTTAATAATTACaagaattggcaaaataaacatttaattaTAGTTGGaaaataggtcaatataattcagGGTTGGCATTATTGGTAATTCTATCATTGATAACTCATTTGGTTCAAAAATGTGCAGAAAATAattaaaagtgcggaaattttgacttcaTAAAAGAAGGAATTCGGGCAAAAGAAGgaaaaagtggcatctctgataccgGTAATTACTGCATGggaatacttgtaaacattgaaattactaGTAAATACCTGGTTTGGCATTATCCTCATCCAAAAcaggtataattaaatttatatttatttaatctGTGAGTGATGTGTGGTGTCTGCAGAAGTTACACAGTAaaagtcaaaacattatttcactgtaataccaaataaaaatattacccCCATCTACGTAGTCTTACTGCTTTTTCCTCCCTAAGAGTAATGGTGTGAGTGATaattaatataagattttaactgtccaaagtgaaatataaATATGCAGTATACAATTTTTCTTAAAGGTTGCTACATGAATAGTATAAGatacatttagcatgtttagggggAGAGTAAGGCCAAGGTTcacttttacatcaaagccaacttcTACGCAAAAACAGGACTACATTTCCAAAAAATCAAACGCATGGATACCATTAATTAaagctgcccacccagtaaattattttccctaatttgacatgtttgagggcaaaaataaattaaattgcccacccagtaaatgatccttatttacctccctggacCTTTCATAAGACGTGGTGTGAATACCATGTTGATGAGAACCGATATCTGCATACAGCACACTGCGTCATCATCCCTTTATCTTCGTGTCaaagtacggcgaatcctctcgtttttcaaaagctacgcatggcgattttgttcgagataggccgagcgactcaggctaagcataccatttacatgatatgagataccatagccctgccatagagcctgccgcttagtttttattctacgatttgcgcatgatcagtaccacatatggtgttactattatagaaaattcgatttgttttcaggtaaaacgcaggcTTTGTTTCCAGTAGGGcctacactaactcgaaaagcaatacactaattagcggggccttgctgtttgctgtggatatctttaactgcattttataagtaaagatttttaaatccaaagtaaaaattgagatatattcaactatttgagaaatgaattatacaaaggaacccgtgtaaaatccagctgctgtatctataatacaatgtacatttatcgactttctttatctgcgtcaataatagaatatggatttcaatcgaattgaatacatgtctccattttgagtttgtactacacctctgagcgacaaagcgatcgatttctagccaatcagatacggtaggcctccttttcttgcgttcggtgaaataccaatcgcccgtcgagtattaagtttatatttataacactggctgttgacactgtgcagcaTATACAGAGGAATGGTGGTGTGGACGACTAAAAGTGGTCAAACGTGTGCTTTTCTTGTTGCTTTGATTTTCATTGACctcgcgcaactgcatttttactcggctcacaaCAATAGTCattgagtccttattaatggccACACCACAGATAATTATTGTTCTGATATCTGTGGTCACACGCAAGAGAATTTACTGTTGTGGGAGGATAAGATGTTGGCAAGTATAGCATTTTgcggcaggttcgttttgcatacctgcatactgcatatttctagagtttcttagtggcgagttGTAAGCATCAAATATTGCAAGTTTGGGCATACGtcgtaaacaaaatataaacacatatgATATAAATACTTTTGTTTGACCCTGGCCAGACATCTCAAAATTTGCGAGTGATGCTATAAATTAGATTGGATGACTGTGCAATGCTCGAGCTCTGTGTTATGAGTGTAAATCAATTTTCTAGGTGTCTGCATCTCAATTTGGAAAAACATTCAGTCTTAAATGATTCAGTCAGCATCACCTTAACATGAACTATTTCTTGGCAAATATTctccaaaacaaaatatacacattGTTTATGTCAATTATGAGTGTAGATTTGTGAcatcatatcccataatgcataTCTTTGGATGGTCTATGCTTATACCCCGGTACTACACAGTAAGGTGGAATGTCCCACTGAATGATGGGACATAATATGAAATCCAGATTTGTGAGCTATGACTTGACACCATACAGACATCTAAATATAGTTTGTgttcaaaatataggcctataacctgAACCCTAACATTTGGTGAAGCAGTATTGGGGGAGGGGTATAATTTAAACttagtatcataggcctattaacatGGGGACGAGGTATGGTAATTTTATACATGGATGAGTGTACATGAActagggtttttttttaatgtaaaatttgcaATATTAGTATATAGTTTCAATCTTTTCCTAGTCTTTAGGAAAGTCCTTTATTAGGAAGGTCCCTTTTATTTTCCCTTctcaaacatgtgattttttaaatgagggataaaccccttaaaaaagacttggaagtgattcttgttactttaatattaataaacttATTTAGGTCTATGTATGAAGTTTTCCCAAAGcattccaaaatatttgaaaaatttagAAACTAAAAACAATCTGACAAATCTCAGAAATTGAGGAGTGAGggtacgagaaccaaaacattgattttttttaaatcccaaaatgGTGCCATGCAATTCATACtgaaaagtaaacatttttgtttttcaattctaAAGGGGCTCATCAGTAAAGTTACTTCCTGTTTTATAGTTGAGAACAAATAATACAATACATTGCTTGTTTGCAAtgatacattttaatacaaaaacgAAATGGTAGATAAACCATACACATGTGGTTTAGAGGAAAGTGTTTGTAAGTTTGATTAATGATCATATAGCCTTGGGGAAGTCCAGTGAAACTGTTAAGGTGACAGTGCATCTACTACATATCTTGGGTTCTTTTTTCTCCAATTTATATTATTGAAGTTAAAACATAACACTCATTAACctatcaaaatgaaaaatatcaagaAATTAAACTGAAGTGcatacacacccatccacccctcTCCATACACGCCACCACCACAAAGTTCGCACCAACTTCCCCAAAACATGCTCTCCTATGTAGCTTTAATATACTCGCCACtgagaaactctaaaaatatgcagtatgcaggtatgcaaaacgaacctgccgtagcattttgaccaaatacctcgtaCTTTTATCTAGTGGGGaagtttttcaaactgtatacttaattttgatacaccctgtatgtataaACAGACTGTAGGCTGCAGCAcatgataacaaaatataattataatatgctCAATTTAAGGTTACTGACCGGAAGTGATGATCCTACGATTTCAGTTCAGTATTCCCATGCACAGGTGTTCCCTGTTTGATGTTTATGTTGCGCAAttggaaattgtttatttccGGTCCGATTGATATCAGCCTACGAATCGGTAACCGGGATCGGTAACAGCTAATAAAGCCATGCAGGACATCACCATGCCAGTATAGGATTTATAGGTCTATGTAGGCTACATGTATTTTAGTCATACGCATTACTCTTAGGCTATGCTCTGATCTGAAGTGGTATGCTGGTAGGGCATGAGTAGGCTGAACTTGAATCTACACATCATATAACCAGAAGGGAACGGAGTTGTCGTGACTACAAGTTTGGAACGAACTGTGTCCTACAAAGTTTTGTAATTTCGACATCGACAAACAGCGGTAAGTCACGTTGTTTCAAACACATCAGGGCTATTATTTGTATTGTTGTTGCCATCTCGGTGCATAGGAATAAAGTGACAGTCTTAAATAATTCATAAAATTAGATAAttcaaaggagtatttcgtgatcctagccccggatcctagcatcctccttttatgacatttttcagtagatatccattacACCACAGAGAGGCCTATTGGAACAACAATATCTgtgattacactgctccatagacaatgatttcacgatatttttgctaaacgacttTATCTGCAAGAAGTTTTTTGTACATAcaaattatgtagccagaggtttccagtggtataaaaatctcaactttttttgagaaaagtgggggggggggtgatgctgtggatcacgaaaagcccttttaaaacatgaaaacaattAATGCAAACAATACCCTAAAAAGGTTCTTTCAGGCAACTGCGCGTATAGTATAGATTTAAAAAATTTGCATTTACTTATAGGTACTGGATCGGATGTTTCGGGTGCAATAAaggaataaaaaattaaaaatggcgtactctttgccatcccctcCCCCCCAATTTATATATAAGACAACCCTTTGCCTAATGTGAAACGAACATAATTTCAATGTTTTGGGAGAGTTTTATATCGCAAGACAGGTAAAACAAATCTTAATataacaccccagcaaacacaaaaagtttttcgacatcattcgcaaaaggttataaaaggttgtcagaaaacatttaaatgtcgggttatataaatggtatattaagggtatattaagaggAAGACCAAGGAAGAGGTGGGCAGATGGAGTAAAGGAAGTACTCTCAAGTCATGGGATTACCATGAGTGAGGCTACCCGAATCGCCCAGGAAAGAAAGTTACATTTCCCCACGACGATGAAAGGCAAAAGTGGTGGAttaaagtaaagtaagtaagtaagtattaagggtataaaacgttttcataacattaaaaacatttttgataatctactgcccagcaaacacaaaatgttttacagaaaacgtttaaatgtcgggttatataaagggtataaaaacgttaaaataacattccaaaaacatttttaaaaacttgatacaaaacattctaaacagaatgttattttggggctgAAAaattattttgcgaaaaatgtttgcccacaatatttgcaataacgtttttaaaacattttcatgacctttatataacccaacatttattaaaacgttttgaaaaaaaaaaatgttaaggacatttctgtgtttgctgggtgcaaacattttaacataatgttatttaagtgttgacaaaatatttggcagaaaatgtttgcaaaaatagttaaaaataatattttgaaaaattgttaaaaatattgttgtagtgtgttttcatacaaaacgttttaaaacgttttcatgacctttatataacccgacattttaatgttattaaaacgtttttacctaaaccaaaagccaaaataaaacttatataaaacgttttaaaaacgtttttgtgtttgttgggacgTAACTCGCCTTTTCGTGCTTGAGCTGCCGAACTAATAAACGTGATATATaaatatctaccaaaaagtaattaccccctttaaaatGACCCAATGGGCCCtattccaaaacggttgatcGCATATGCAAAATGTGGGATATGCatgcattcgaagcagaatttatctgggcgttatgacacctcatttgttgcaatggtcctaaTATTCAATGATATTGATGTCGTAGCGTACATTTAAGTGAAGGtaccccaagatttgaaagtttttttaaatagtaaaatcctattgccttgtattcagtatcatTAAAGGAAATCTGCTCAGCTCTCATTATATTATCTCTTTTTGAATGCTCTTGGAGGGGATCAAAACCTAcatgataatcaataacaattgtcattTTTCTGACTAACAAGGTCCTAAATCATGGAATGGCCtactaaggctagcttcagactccgtattgtacgtacaatattgtatgtacaatacttttcgtgacgtcaaaaagtatattacacgtgcaataaatatacgtgccacgacgagttgaatcatattaaataacgcgctataaccctgacggttcattgtttgctaaatccaagcgaggtcaccagaaaatctatgcaagagaaatttctactgctgctgaagaaaaatcctagagtgcgtttggaagTTTTTTCTgcgctttaccagtaggcctaataaattcataaaaaaataaaaatcaaataaagatttagggcgaatgtttttactcactgctcatctgatccactttcccaggaaactaaacaccgatactccttagtttttccctgactttccagacataattatgagtaaacatcaaattaaatgtttacaaaacaatcaaatataaatgtatatacattcgtttgcattttgtgcataaatattaatattaataatgtacaaacattaaaaaaggggcctaagagtatgtctatttttaatcatatactaattccgccataacatgcccaaacatattttgtattatatgaaatcgtgtatggaacccaaattccaatcaaaaataaaaacaaatttgttatcaaatacactaggcctatacattgtattacaggaatttaatagttggtgcattttaataaatcaatagattaacacgggtaattgacgagaaatatttggcaataccggatttaagacagagccagtggataaagaaattaattaaaattaaaacaaattaaatgagaaaatgaaagcaaggacatttggtgaagtattgttttagaatgcgaaggagtcctaaatgttatcctggcccaggacactgattactGTAAATTCGATCCATAGTTATAGcattcaacattttcaatgtgatttatgcctatttttaataaaataccgAAATCCGatgtatcaacgttgtatcgtgcacaaattatgattcgagactatttcatttgacacggttgtatggatttcaaaagatcggtcctataatagatatcgattagagaattacagcaagaggctttgaggatgccgtaatcctcttgacaatcaaccaatcagagagacatatttcagaaatatattcgtagaattgaaactctttcaactctgaaatatatatttcaagtaatctcgtttcacatttagcagcactttggcttgcaataaagccacgaaggggcggtaatgctaatatgcgatttcagtcaaatattggtgcaaatatacgatttcggtcaactatttggctatcctttgcccaaaattatgatatgtttattagtaacaacaactcttaggagggttttcgagtaattttagcgaaataatgaggtaaaataaaagaaaaccctcttacaattttggacgcttaactgtggtgttctaggtgaattaaaatatcacaattaacaagtttaattcaaaatcgttgtcctacaagcacatgttaaatggctcgattcatattaggtataagttgggacattgtcagattgtgtgaacattacaaatacaaacaataaggttgaaaaaaaatagccatttaaaaatgattttaaaagatcgtctattttgtagctttatgacactgaatagaccaaatatctgcctctgacgaaaaaaaaatgttttccatgctgatttgtttttgtaacaagtaccgtatgtcatttcaaaagaaagaaaaaaggcggatattacttttaaaactcaacgcattactattaatacgcctataattaatgaaaaagtatagaaggcgttgcatccggttctgatgaggggagggcacaagccgttttcggcagttttatgggattttctaaaatttcagatcaatggggggcttccgtgcccctataacgctacggttactgcattaacacgtgtatggatgtattgtgatgatcataagtaggcctataacatacaccatcataacatgcctcaacgatatcaatatgtaaaaaggtgttgcaaattcataacacagcgtgttataatgtaacgaatgctatgccaaaacttttttttttaaatatatcagtatcaataaaatcagaaccagaataaatacataggcctacaaataatacttttaaactgactaaatcaatatatgactaaatatcagtataaatgaatctctaaatcaattaatcaatcagtaatcaatcaatcaatcaatcaataaataaataaatacataaataaataaatacataaataaataaacaaataggcctaaatagataaatctataaataaataaataaataagaactgattgtgccatttatattattattacaattttaatattattaatattagtattaatattattaactttaaaaaggtgcccattgattatataataactcaagtacagttgaatacaagaagacataaaaagatgttcatcattccgtgcactcactaaatttaccactcttagaaatttggcaactccgtatcaattaagcaacaaatgattgtagcaaaatatatattttcccggtacatactatttattgcctgtgcaatactttttgacgtcacgaaaagtattgtacatacaatattgtacgtacaatacggagtctgaagcgcgctttattgCAAGTTGTCCTTAGTTGGATTAACAACTTCCTGATTGGGAGGTGTTGTGATCTTCTTGATGTTGGtccaaaaaaaaacacattgatgtcatgttttaatatgggattaagtacatggtcaattccaagcgttgcggaatgatgcaaaatgccttcgtataaatttctttttaatgTAGCAGCCAAACATGCATTAACAGCACAAGGTCAATAGCATAATGGCAAACTATTTTTAGTAGGTGAATGATTTAGGTCATgtaggtaggagaaacttttccaaaccaccctaatttcctaatttgcatatgcgatcttcgcgttgcggaatgatgcccACGGGAGCAGTATTTTTTGAACGAATACCATTTTGGGCAAAttctgtgagtttagtaatctgagaaTTAAATTTGCCATTTAAtgtaaagcttaggatgtaaactaacaattgtcagtatccatttgaaaaaaatcgtgggcatcgtctctttatgccTAATAGGTCatattgcggaatgatgcaaggagcgttgcggaat
Proteins encoded in this region:
- the LOC140150281 gene encoding uncharacterized protein, which translates into the protein MANRRPREWDYLMPHVCKYCGQRFYNKVLRYLSHKRHHEMWIRPYWYDYKRKARYSTSIMSMVQTTKIDECNMQKSRNKQQKKNKAELENTHEPFHQFKMKHEGGKKTSNKNVKEGVTISKRKTRFGKRLHDRQGKRIHGKRIDRPRNYDKGSKSSVASGESSMSRDNGKKTHKKTSTSLMPHVCKYCGQRFYNKVTMANRRPHERDYLMPHKCKYCGRFYYQVLKYLSHKRRHEMGIRPYWIKQKKHFKCTFCNKCFTISSDLKRHERIHTKEKPFKCTFCNKGFTTSGSVKIHERVHTKEKPYMCTICNKGFTSSSDLKKHERIHTKEKPFKCTFCNKGFTTSGSVKIHERVHSKEKPFMCTICNKGFTQSGNLQTHERTHSKEKPFKCTFCNKCFTRLDHLKQHERIHTKEKPFKCTFCNKGFARSESLKIHERTHTKQKPYICSFCNKGFTQLAQLQSHERIHTKEKPFSCTFCNKGFKQLGNLKIHKRIHTGEKPYKCTFCNKGFTTSGSLKIHESIHTKQKPYMCPICNKGFATPSCLKRHERIHT